aaacctttgatatttgacaaactttccaaaatcaaattataaattatgtctttttctgatttaattaatcctttaagatattattaataggttccctaaagtccaaaaatgacatatttggcttatctggtataaaaattatacaggaatCATTGTCACATATAaaatagtgtttggttttctttgggctacatttatacaaatatgttactggtatatgttccaaaattatgggaaacccCTATAATTATAACTTAGTGTACATAGTGAGAGACATTTAGTGATATAACTTAGTGTACATTGCccataataattataattcttatgttaaattattgtgtgccacagaggtaacaaatgtccttgtcaattgtgtctttgactATGGCTGCTCTAAAACTGTCATCCACAGACAACTGTTGTCTTGTTTTGGCCCTCTTTAGagggtggttttataatcagctacagAACTCTAACAGGTGttcttaaatgcaggtttctaataactttggaatttgtgacattagaatagaggaaaaaagaaacttttaggACTCTTATGGAGAGccgaaatgttcatgaatatcaagcagaacaggagttAATTGCATAAACTGAACTGATAGAAAACTAAagtaatctttttgacttttgctttaAATGTTGGTGAttctgccgggcgtggtggctcaagcctgtaatcccagcactttgggaggccgagatgggcggatcacgaggtcaggagatcgagaccatcctggctaacacggtgaaaccctgtctccactaaaaaatacaaaaaactagctgggcgaggtggcgggcgcctgcagtcccagctactcgggaggctgaggcaggagaatggcttgaacccgggaggcggaggttgcagtgaactgagatccggccactacactccagcctgggcgacagagcgcgagactccgtctcaaaaaaaaaagaaaaaagaaatgttggtgattctttgtttttttttcagagtcaaggaaacttttcttttgagctattgacagcttttaacaatttagtATACTCCTATGAgtaaaatttggagcatatttgtttctctctacctgatttctccagaactTGGAAACCATTTTTGAGTATGCTTCCCTTATGGCAATACAGTAATTTGCACAAGTATAGTAAGAATCTGttttcggctgggtgcggtggctcacgcctgtaatcccagcactttgggaggccgaggcgggcggatcacaaggtcaggagagcgagaccacggtgaaaccccgtctctactaaaaaaaatacaaaaaattagccgggcatggtggcggcgcctgtagttccagctactcgggaggctgaggcaggagaatggtgggaacccgggaggcagagcttgcagtgagccgagatcgtgccactgcactccaccctgggcaacagagcgagactccatctcaacaaaaaaaaaaaaaaagaatctgttttcattttgcaacAAGACACAAaaggagaaactggttattttaccaaagtTCTGACTGTAAtagtgtgctttcctttaaggaatcaaacttgacttatggaAGCCAATAAAGCCCCTTGgggaaactggcctcataccttccCTGTACAGCGTTCCTGACCTGtgataagtaaagaatgtcactttctgacaggcccaggagccccaggtTTACTTTGGAACCTCAAGAGCAGAGGATCATCCAACTTATAGGTATTTAATGGCACAAATCCATGGCTGGTCTTGGCTTTAAATAAAGGTCTTAGCCAGGTGCAGGgactcacgactgtaatcccaccactttgggaggctgaggcaggtggatcatttgaggtcaggagtttgagaccagcctggccaacatggtgaaatcctgactctactaaaagcacaaaaattagctgggcatggtggcatgcacctatagtcccagctacttgggaggctgaggcaggagaatagcttgaacctggaaggcagaagttgcagtgaccccAGATGGTGCCACCATACTCTAgcttggggacagagtgagactccctctcaaaaaagaaattataaaaaattttaaaagatcttatCTGGGATTCCTTCTATAGAAAAAAGTTCCATTAAAGCcaatttaaaagtgtatttgaaaaataattattcttgctgtattgtatacaaataattaggccaagtataataaagcaaatcaaaTTACTAAAGACATGacttgtctttagtaaaaatgggaaactagagaaagaaaaattatgtttcgaAAACTGTAGTACacctgttgttagattctagtcttgcctaatgtttttcaattttcattattGTGGTACCATTTGGAcagaattctaattttttttttttagctacatgtattcaaaataaagttttcaacttttttccccatttttttctagtttgaagTCATGGAAAACTAAgatgtgctttctttttattatttttgagacagagtcttgctctgtcacccaggctggcatgcagcagcacgatctcagctcactgcaacctctgcctcgtgggttaaagcaattttcctgcctcagcctcctgagtagctggaattacaggcacctgccaccacacccagctaatttttgtattttagtagagatggagtttcaccatgttggccaggctggtctcaaactcctgacctcaagtgatccacctgcctcggcctcccaaaatgctgggattataggggtgagccaccatgtccagactaagttttgctttcttttttatttatttatttttactttaatttttttcagacagactcactctgtcacccaggctgaagtgcagtggggcaatctcagctcactgccacctccacttcctagattgaagcgattctcctgcctcagcctcccgagtagctgggattacaggtgtgcaccaccatgcccagctaactgtgctttcttaaagccctgcaaactgaagccagacaacttaaatttcagaagaaaataacagcaatctatttacatacataagccactttcatacTTGCCTATTGAtgtatggacttcagagtaatCCAGCCTATAACGattttccaggattgttcttttgtttgttgcttttctCCCTTGCTCCCCCTGTTTTCTTTTCACAGGACATAAGACTTCACAATCTTCTAAAAATGAACTTTCCTAATAACTCAGGACCTACTCATCTAGGAGTAAACCATCCTAGCCATGACAGATCAGACGAAACCTGAGACCACAAACTCATTTTCTCCTAAAATGCTTtttccaaaagattttttaaaagaaaagtgggaaatgtgaaaggaaaatatcttatgcccccaaaatcactaagctaaagggaaaagtcaaactggaaactgcttagggcaaatctgcctcccattctattcaaagtcacccctctgctcactgagataaaaaCATATCTGACTGTCTCTTTTGaggaggctaatcagaaacttatcacttggactcgggaaggggaacatcacacactggggcctatcacagggagcggggaggggggagggattgcattgggagtaatacctgatgtaaatgacgagttgatgggtgctgacgagttgattggtgcagcacaccaacatggcacaagtatacatatgtaacaaacctgcacgttatgcacatgtaccctagaacttaacgtataataatttaaaaaaattaaataaatatgtgtgaaaatcccttaaaaaaaaaaaaaaaaaagaatgtaaccatTTTTCTCTTACGTACCTATGAACTGGAAGCCCCCTTCCTGCTTCAAGATGTCATGCCTTTCCAGACCGAACCAATGTTCTTCTTATGTATACTGATTGATGTTTCATgacttcctaaaatgtataaatccaaattgtgctctgaccaccttgggtaaatgtcatcaggacctcctgaggctgtgtcataggcacgcatcctcaaccttggcgaaataaactttctaaattaactgagacatGTCTCAGATTTTTGGAGTACACATCTGATAaaacacaatgagaaaaatgtggcATCAGTTCTGTGATATTCCTGTTAAAGATGCATACCCtgtgaggctgcattgagccgcGATCacatacccctgcactccagccttggcaacacagtgagaccctgtctcaaaaaaaaaaaaaagacacttcacCTAGTATCTAGGAAACATTAGACAAACCCAAACTCAAGGAGGTTTTACAAAATAACTGATCTGTAACCTCAAAACTGTCCAGGTCATGAAAGTCAAGGAAGAGCTGAGGAACTTCTCTAGATTGAAGGAAACTCATGAGACATGACACTAAATGCAATGTGCAATTCTGAATTGGATCCTTTTGCTAAGAAGTACAATGTTGAGACAACTGGCAAAACTTGAATGGGATCTGAGGAGTAGATGGTGGtaacaatgttaatttcctgattttgatagtCTTATTATGGCTATGTAGGACACAGTTGTTTAAGAAAATACACCCTAAAATGTTCTGAGTAATTAGGCATAGTATCAACAACTAATTTTCAAATGGTTCgggggaaaaaaattttttgtactatacttgcaacttttctgaaagCCTGAGATTAtttcaagataaaatatttttaaaatgcaattactTAAATTCTTCCCATGTTTCTGCCCATGTAAACGTCAATCCGAAGGACAGGCCTtcagaagcctttttttttttttttttttgagatggcttctcaccgtgttgcccaggctggagtttagtggcacaatcttggctcactgcaacctccacctcccgggttccagcgaatctcttgcctcagcttcccgggcagctgggactacaggcgtatgccaacacgcctagctaatttttgtatttttagtgaagacagggtttcaccatgttggcaaggctggtctcaaactcctaacctcaggtgatccacccacctcggcctcccacagtgctgggattacaggtgtgagacctctgcctcctgggttcaagcgattctcctgcctcatcctcccgagtacctgggatgacaggcatgcgccaccatgcccggctaattttgtattttcaatacagacggggtttctcatGTTAGTCAAGCTGGTTCCGACctcgcgacctcaggtgatccgcccgcctcggcctcccaaagtgctgcgattacaggcgtgagccaccgcgcccagccgagcctggtttgttgttgtttctaaaaagtgtctcactctgtgacccaggcgcggggagcagtggcgcgatctcggttcactgcagcctggaactcctggggtcTCCAGTTAcctgttttttcctcttctcGTAGGAAGACTGCATGTAACAGTAAGACACAACTGTTTCATATTACAGGTAAAGAGTTTATGCCAAAGAAACGCCAAAACTAGGCTACACTTCGAAGAATCACCGCTCAAGTTCTGGGAAAAAAGAGGTGATGGTTGAACAACACTGTGAAGGTAATCGATGCCACTGAAACACGCTTAAACTAGTTAAAGTGGCGAATTTTATCTGGCATATATTACCACCATTTTTAGCAATCTTTTCTGGCAGGTGAAGAAAAGCAAGGCTCCAGGAGGCCCTGCGCACCGGTCTAAGCCCACTAACTCACCCGCCCCCTGCGCCGCGTCTCCCTTCTCAATTTCAGTCGCCCCATTGATAAAAACGAGGTGGCTATCTGAGGTGGCCTTCAGCGGTCTTTCCAGCTCCACGGTTTTACAGTCTGGAGCCGGGAAAGAAAAACTCCAAGGTCCTCACTTCAAAGCAACCGTCCGAGCCCTGCCGCGCCGCTCCCCTCCGCCCCGCTCCTCTCCGCCCCGGGGTCTGGAGTCGCCGCCCGCAGGGGCGCACGGGCCGCAGCACGCGTGCGCAGTGGGCACCAAGAGCGCTGCGTCGTCCACGCCGCACCCGGCCCTCCGCCGCCGCACCCGCCTGCAAGGCCCTGAGGGAGGCGGCGGAGGGCGGAGGCCGAGTGCGCTGAGGGCTCGGCTGACCGTTGGCCCCTGGGCCGGCGCCCTAGCCGACCTCCCCTCGCCGCTCCGCGCCTCCCCGCCTCCCCGGCTCTGGTTCCAACACCCCAGCGCCGAGCCGGGGAGGCGGGGAGGACTCCCCACGTGTGCCGCCCCGGGGCCTCCCGCTCGTCCCGCCCCGAGGGGCgtgaggaggggaggggctgcGGACTTCGGACTCGGGCCCGGAGACTGCCTCCTACCCAGAGCCGGAGCCCGCAACCCGCTCAGGCGGCGACAGAGCCATGTCGCCACTGCTGGGGCTCCGGCCCGAGCTGCAGGACACCTGCACCTCGCTGGGACTGATGCTGTCGGTGGTGCTGCTCATAGGGCTGGCCCGCGTGGTCGCCCGGCAGCAGCTGCACAGGCCGGTGGCCCACGCCTTCGTCCTGGAGTTTCTAGCCACCTTCCAGCTCTGCTGCTGCACCCACGAGCTGCAACTGCTGAGCGAGCAGCACCCCGCGCACCCCACCTGGACGCTGACGCTCGTCTACTTCTTCTCGCTGGTGCATGGTCTGACTCTGGTGGGCACGTCCAGCAACCCGTGCGGCGTGATGATGCAGATGATGCTGGGGGGCATGTCCCCAGAGACGGGCGCGGTCAGGCTATTGGCTCAGCTGGTTAGTGCCCTGTGCAGCAGGTACTGCACAAGCGCCCTGTGGAACTTGGGTCTGACCCAGTATCACGTCAGCGAGAGGACCTTCGCTTGCAAGAATCCCATCCAAGTCGACTTGTTCAAAGCGGTCATCACAGAGGCCGTCTGCTCCTTTCTTTTCCACAGCGCTCTGCTGCACTTTCAGGAGGTCCGAACCAAGCTTCGTATTCACCTGCTGGCTGCACTCATCACCTTTTTGGTCTATGCAGGTTTGTCATTCCCACCAAATACTTGGCACTTCCAGAGCCTCTATGACTTGAGGCTGTAAgttctttactaaaatacatttGAAACCCTCTATCCCGCTATGATGTAAATGCTGGAATCCCCGTTATTCTAACCATTTTGCAGCCCGTTCTTAACCAGTAGGGCCGACACATAGAGCCTTCATGCAGTGCTTTTTTGAACACCAGAGAAAGGAGCCACCTCTGTGCTGAAACTGAGATATTGTGAGATATTGCCAGGGGTTCAGATATCCTACAAGGGGTTTGTTTTAATGGTAGAAAGGAAAGATAACTTATTTATGCCAAGGTGGTATAGATCCTTTCGGATACTCTTACTGAAAAATGATCCTGGCTTTACAAAGTTCCTTTCGATTTAAAGCACAAGGCACATGATTGGTTAGTATAACAGCGGAGAGTAGGAATTTTGTAGTTCCATTCTAGTCCTATAAATTACTTAAAGTCATTTCTTATttccttaattcattttgagttatgaaatttcttattttaaaaattcattttgcgTTATACATGAACTTTTAAGTGACCTatcaagaaaaatgtgtttaaatgaGAACTTGCTTCAAATtaaagatgctttttaaaatataactcatGAGAAatctgttgatttcttttaaacCATTTGTTTACTTTGAAAGATCTCAGATGCGGTGGGCAATCTAGTCCTAAATGGGAGGAGGAAATCCAAAACATAAGTATTTAATGATGAAATGTGTCATGTTAAATGCTTACAACAGAACGTATTTATTGTGGCTACATCTAAATTATAAAAGACTGTGGAGGCAGAAATTACAACAAAGGAAATTTGTGGTAATAGTTATCTTCTGCCCATTAAAAGTGAAACCATGACTAGAAGCAAACTTCAAGATTATAAGGACTCCTAAACATGTACTTGACCTTCTAGGGTAAAAATGAAAGccttcagccgggcgcggtggctcacacctgtaatcccagcactttgggcggccgaggtgggtggatcactagaggtcaggagtttgcgaccagcctggccaacatggtgaaacgcccgtctctactaaaaatacaaaaaaaaatttagctgggcgtggtggtgggcgcctgtaatctcagctactcgggaggctgaggcaggagaattgctggaaaccgggaggcggaggttgcagtgaggggagatcccACCcttgtactcaagcctgggcaacaacagtgagactctgtctcaaaaaaaaaaaaaaaagaaagaaagaaagaaagaaagaaagctttccCAATCAATTTCCCCTTCTTTAGGTGTAGTACCACTTTTTAGGTAGACATAAATGGAAATAAGTGGTGTAGGAGAGtgaaaggggccgggcgcggtggctcacgcctgtcacactttgggaggccaaggcgggtggatcgcttgagcccaggagttcgagactagcctgggcaacacagagaaatcccatctctacaaaaaatacaaaaattagccaggcgtgctggtgcgcacttgtagtcccaactacttgggagtctaaggtgggaggatcaaccaaattccaggaggttgaggctgtggtgagctgtgatagtgccactgcactccagcctgggttatagAGATCctgtctgtctcaaaagaaaaaaagaaaaagaaaaaaagtgacaggTACAGGCATATTTGAGGGATTGGTGAGTAGTTGCTTATTTATTGAAGTGTTAGATTTTAGCTAAAGCAGAAACATCCCCTGTATATGAACAGAATTGTCACTGCAAAAAAGTTATGCCATGGTTTACCTCTGTATTTCTACAATTAAAAGCAGTAAAAActtagaagaatttttaaatcaatagaaCATCAACTACAGTTGGATTTTTCAAAACCTAtgttcctcttccctctcttgaTTAGCCTGAAGTTGATATTCTTTGTCtacttttaatacatatttatgattCCATagataatactatatatattagCCATGCCCTGTTTTATCAGTGACAAAAAATTTGAGAGAAGAGACACAGATAATATTTGGAGTTATAGATCCAGTCATAGATATAAGGAAAGTTATTAGAAGGAATCTGTAAAATATCAACTTAAGAGATCAAAAATACTGccctttttttcttgaaatgaggGTACTAATTGATGGGGGAGAGGGAGAATATAAAGGGATcactagagcagtggttctctctgtattaaaatcacctggggagctctTTAAACATGCTTACTTATTCTGGGCTCACAGATTAAAATCCAATTGCTCTGGCAAGGGGCCTAGGCAGTGATGTATGTTAAACCTTCACAGGTGATCCCATTATGAAACCAAGATAAAGAAGCACTGCTTTAGGAGTGTAGACCTGCACTGTGCAATTCAGTAGCCACTAGCAGCATGTGGCTATTTACACTTAAATTAACTGAAATTAGATTCaaagtagccacatttcaagtggtCAGTTGTCAAATTGtgatgtagctagtggctacagTATTGGACAGTGctagactctgtttgcctg
The sequence above is a segment of the Theropithecus gelada isolate Dixy chromosome 14, Tgel_1.0, whole genome shotgun sequence genome. Coding sequences within it:
- the AQP11 gene encoding aquaporin-11 isoform X1, with the translated sequence MSPLLGLRPELQDTCTSLGLMLSVVLLIGLARVVARQQLHRPVAHAFVLEFLATFQLCCCTHELQLLSEQHPAHPTWTLTLVYFFSLVHGLTLVGTSSNPCGVMMQMMLGGMSPETGAVRLLAQLVSALCSRYCTSALWNLGLTQYHVSERTFACKNPIQVDLFKAVITEAVCSFLFHSALLHFQEVRTKLRIHLLAALITFLVYAGGSLTGAVFNPALALSLHFMCFDEAFPQFFIVYWLAPSLGILLMILMFSFFLPWLHNNHTINKKE
- the AQP11 gene encoding aquaporin-11 isoform X2, whose protein sequence is MSPLLGLRPELQDTCTSLGLMLSVVLLIGLARVVARQQLHRPVAHAFVLEFLATFQLCCCTHELQLLSEQHPAHPTWTLTLVYFFSLVHGLTLVGTSSNPCGVMMQMMLGGMSPETGAVRLLAQLVSALCSRYCTSALWNLGLTQYHVSERTFACKNPIQVDLFKAVITEAVCSFLFHSALLHFQEVRTKLRIHLLAALITFLVYAGILLMILMFSFFLPWLHNNHTINKKE